The following nucleotide sequence is from Eschrichtius robustus isolate mEscRob2 chromosome 10, mEscRob2.pri, whole genome shotgun sequence.
GGTGAGCACCCAGCCCTTCCTCCTTCGGTTCCATTGAGATCTACCCGTTGTCCCGACCCACGCTTGGGCTCCTGCCTCCCCGCAGCTTTTCGTGGCGTTCTCCCGCCTCCTTTGCTCTCTTGAGTGGAGGGCGTCCAGCAACCAGCGGTGCTTTCTTCGGGCGAGTGCCCCCTAGGAGCGTGGCGTGGATGTCTCTGAGCTGCTTGCTCAGCGCTGCGCCTGCTGGCCCTGATTTCCCTCCAGACCGGGGTGGGGGGCGCGTCCCACCCCCACGAGGGCCTCAGGCCTCGGCGTCGCATCCCCTTTTCCAGCCGGGGATGGGCCTGCAGTGTCTGCGTCCTGTCCCAAACAGACTGGAGAGATCGTTGCCCTCAAGAAGGTGGCCCTGCGGCGGCTGGAGGATGGCATCCCCAACCAGGCCCTGCGGGAGATCAAGGCCTTGCAGGAGATCGAGGACAGTCAGTATGTGAGTGGGGCTGGTGTTCTGAGGTGCTGGTTCCCGCCCTCCTCCACTCACTCCCACTCTGAGGTCCTGCAGTCACTCTGTTCACTCATTTGCTTCCTCACCCCTCACTCACTCCCTTTTTTCTCCACTTGTTGTTCACCCTCATTCACTCAGttacttcactcattcatttcctGTCGTTCACTCGCTTATTTCTTCGCGTACTCGTTCGCTCATTCACTAACTTATTCCTTTTTTCTCAAAACACTTGGTGATttctgatgataatgataattgcCACCTATTGAGCTCCTGTTATGTTCTGCATGCCAGGTTAACTGCTTTATGTATATTGTCCTTCTGAGTTTCGTCCTCTGCTCCGCAAGGCACGCTCAGGCTCTCCCTATCTCAGgccaggggaggaggcgcagcCACCAGCTTACGGGTGCTCAGCTTGTTCCGCTTGTCTGTGGAGGCTTTGGCCCAGGTCTGATCGCAGAATCAGGACGGTTTAACACTGGGGCCTCCCATAGACTCTACCCTCTACTGGCTACTGGCAACACAGAAACCAGCCCCTACCCTGCTCTTGAGAACTGAAGTGTGGTAGGGGAGATGGCCAAAGGCTACAGCGCCCATCTGGCGTGGTTTGTGCTGTGACAGGCCTGGGAGGGGCTGTGGGCACACGAGGAGAGACACCTCACACACCCAGTTTCATTCTCTTTGTGGTATTCTCTCTTGTCCATGTCCTGAGTAGAGGATGTGCTTAACTTCCCAGGGAGTGACAAGGGTAGGTCCACCCACCTAAGGGTGGGTGATACTCTGACTTGTTTCTTATTCTCTGGAGATGTCCTTGATATATTGCGTGACACAAGCATGTTATAAAACTGCGTGTGTCATCTTGGTTttgtatgaaaatattttgtatatatatacgaATACATGTCTGTGTGTACCATGTCTCTTGTAAAGTCTGGTGGAATAGACTTCTAAGGTTGACTGTAGGTGATaggatttttcttttgctgtttttttcattataattttggGTATTATCTGAATGTATTTGTTTGtcccaatctgtaaaatgagtgtcTACTACcctcaacatcagaaaaacagCAATATGGccattcttgttttttgaggaaagtAAAAGGGCTTTGCTGACAGCTTGTGTGTGGGAGAGGTGGAGGGCCCATAGGAAGCTGGTGATATGGTCCCATGTCCTGTGCATCAGCAGGCCTGAAGAGTCTACGTTCAAAACACTCCAGATCTTACCCTGGCCCAGGCCATCCTCACCTCTCATCAGAACAACTACAGCAGGCtcccctgcccccccgcccccccgccactGCCTCCACTCCACAGTCAAAAACTGTGCATGAAATCATCCACTCCCTGGCTAGAAAAGCTCCAGAGGCTTCTCTTCACTCTGAAAGAACTGTCACCATCTGCTTCCACCCCACTCCAGCCTCTTTTTTCATTCACAACTTCTTAAGTGTCTCGCCCGTGATAAGCACTGTCTAGGCTCCAGGAGTGCAGAACAGAGCAGCCTCCTTTCTGTTCTTGCCTCCGGGCCTTGTGTTTGCTGTCCCCTGGCCCAGAGCTCCTTCCCAGatgccttctcttctttcttcatcaGAATCTTCATCAAAATACCCTATACGTTTGTTGTTTGGTCATTTGTCAGTCATTTGTCCCCTGAGCTCCTTCAAGTCCTTCGGGACCCACCAGCCCTTGCTCCTGTTCACTACTGTGCAGCCTGCCCTTGTGACCTCGTGGGCCCTCAGGAAGTATATGTGACATGTCTCCTGCTCTCCCAGTGCTGGGAGTTGTgatcacctgtgtgtgtgtgtgtgtttccaggtGATTTTCCAGTTCGTGGGCTGGGTGGGGGACCAGACACTGCCCTAAGTCGCCTTTCTTAGACCTCCTTTTCCCTGAGTGTTTACTGGAGCATTAGAGTAGGGACTTGCCTTCTCCTGGGAGAGGGAAGCAAGAGATCACCAAGCTCCCTGATTCTGAGCTCAGATCTCATGCCACCATCTCTGCCTGCCTGGTCCTGTGTTGGTGCAAGGGCTGAGGGTCCCAGAGAGAGTCTGAGCCACGTGAGTCTGGAGGCTGACAGGATGCCCCGCTTGCAGGTGGTACAGCTGAAGGCCGTGTTCCCGCATGGCGCAGGCTTCGTGCTGGCCTTCGAGTTCATGCTGTCAGATCTGGCTGAGGTGGTGCGCCACGCCCAGAGGCCGCTGACCCAGGCGCAGGTCAAGAGCTACCTGCAGATGCTGCTCAAGGGGGTCGCTTTCTGCCATGCCAACAACATTGTACATCGGGTCAGTTCCAGCATGGGCTGGGGTGGGACCGGGGGGGTGGCTGGGCTGTGGGTAGGCCATCCCTTGATGAAAGGTATGGTTAGAAAAGGGACAGTGGGGGCAGGGCCTATGGGTaggaggccagggctggggcccTGGAGGAGGTCGGGTCTTGCGCTGACCTGTGTGCCCAGCCTGCCAAGCCCTCCTGCCCCGAGGTCCTGTGGGGGCTCTGGAGGAACTGATGCCTCTTTGGGTGCTCTCAGGACCTGAAACCAGCCAACCTGCTTATCAGTGCCTCGGGCCAGCTCAAGATAGCGGACTTTGGCCTGGCCCGGGTCTTTTCCCCAGATGGCAGCCGTCTCTACACGCACCAGGTGGCCACCAGGTAGGGAGGACCAGTTCCCAAGCAGGACCTGGCAATAGACAGGCCCCAACCCTCCTGCTGGGAAGAGATGCTTCTGGACCTTCTGTCCAAACAGTGCTCTTGGGGCTGGTGTGGGGGCCAGGATGACCTTCCGAGGCAGCTTCCTGACAGACCGGTGACCTGGCTGTGACCACCTGCCCTCCTCTCACGGGTGGTACCGAGCCCCTGAGCTCCTGTATGGTGCCCGCCAGTATGATCAGGGTGTCGACCTGTGGTGAGACGCCTATGGGCTGGGCAAGGGGGAGTGTGGGTCGTTGGGTCACCTTTTCCTCCTGGGCATTGAGATCTCTAAGCCATTTGGGGGTTTTCCTGCTGTGAGCTCTAGGTTGCCATGGGGGTGTCTCCCCTGGTTAGAGTATCTCTGCGGAGTTTGGGATCAGTGTTCCTCCCCATGACAGTTTTGAGCTGGGAGGGGTCAAGTGGGATCAGAGTGGTTGTCCCAGTAGGAAGCTTCTGGGCTGAGGTCGGGGAGGTGGTCCGAGGCATGGGGCGTCTGAGCTGCTATGCAGGGGGTGATATCCCAGGATGCAATGTTCCTGAGCTATCTAGAGGCCTGGGTCCCTGGATATGAAGGCCCTGAACCTTTATTTGGGGTAGGATGGTTTGTATATGCCTAAGAGTTTGAGATTTGGGGGCCGTTTTGGAGTCTGCCCCAGAATGGGAGGAGGTGGCAGTGTGTCCCAGAAtgtgaggctctgagaagtctcAGAACTGTTGAGGGGTTGATGTGTGTTCCAGAGTTGAGGCCTGAGAGCTGTTTAGAGAGGGGGATATGCTCTGTGTTCTAGGCTTGAAGTCTTTGACTGTTTGGGGATCTGTATCCTTAGCTATGAAGCCTGAAGGCTACTTTGTGGGTATCTTGACCACAGTGTGAGGTGTGGGTGCTGGTGTGGGGGGATCTGTTTCCATGGTGTGAGATCTCTGAGTTGTTTGGGTTCTGTATCTGCAGGGCTGTGGGCTGCATCCTGGGGGAGCTGTTGAATGGGTCCCCCCTTTTCCCAGGGGAGAATGACATTGAACAGCTTTGCTGTGTGCTTCGAATCTTGGGCACCCCCAGTCCTGAAGTCTGGCCGGTTTGCAGGGGCCTAcagtgggaaggggtgggggcgggtggcTTCTATTACCCCAATAGCTAGTGACTCCCCTGCCCCGCACCTTCTCTCTCGTGGCCCTATGCCTCCTTGACTTGCCGGACCTCGGTCCTGGCCCAGCGTGGGgtctcctcctcccctgccctgctGGAGGTGCGAGGGCCAGGGCCCAAGCCCTATCCCTTCCCACCCGTCCCCAGCACACACGCATCCAAACCGAGCTGGGCATGGAGCAGGCGCCTGAGATGTGGAGGAAGCACTGAAGGACTGAGTGAGCACGTGATGTCATGAGTGACATGTGAGCAGGGGTGCATGGATGGGGGAGTGATGAGTGAATGGGAGCAGGTAGGTGACAGGGAGCGAGAACTGACACCTAAGGGGGCTGGCGGGGTGGGTGCCGGCTCTGATGGACCCCCTTCTCCTCCAGGAGATCAAGGACCTGCCTGACTACAAGACCTCCTTCAAGGAGCAGGCTCCCGTGCCCCTGGAGGAGGTGCTGCCCGATGCCTCTCCCCAGGCCTTGGACCTGCTGGGGCATTTCCTCCTCTACCCTCCACGCCAGCGCATTGCAGCCTCCCAGGTAGGGTGACACCCGTTGCCCTGACCCTCCTCGTCCGTGTCCTTTTGACCAGGCAGGTTGAGATTCTCAGAACCTGTGATGGGCTGGGACCAGAACCCCTGGAGCCAGGGTTAGGAGGGTGCAGGGCAGGTGTGCCTCTCCTGAGTGGACCCTAGAGGGCAGGTGGCCAGGGGTGGCCCATTAGAAGGGCATGCACACGTCGCAGAAGAGCGAGTCTTGGGTTATTGGTGACTCACTTCTTCGTCCCTTCATTCCTTCAACAAGAATTTACTAGCATCTGGCACGTGCTGAGCATTGTCCTGGACCCTGATCCAGAGTGAACAGACGTGGCTTGTGCCTGTGGGGTCTCCACCCTGTGGTGAGGCAGGGCCGTCAGTCTGTGGGAGCTGAGGGGAGGGATGTTGGGACTGACTTTGGGGTCATg
It contains:
- the LOC137770349 gene encoding cyclin-dependent kinase 20-like; this encodes MRKDWRDRCPQEGGPAAAGGWHPQPGPAGDQGLAGDRGQSVVQLKAVFPHGAGFVLAFEFMLSDLAEVVRHAQRPLTQAQVKSYLQMLLKGVAFCHANNIVHREIKDLPDYKTSFKEQAPVPLEEVLPDASPQALDLLGHFLLYPPRQRIAASQDKPDLLFFCSGLIRPQWSCSWPGSSSRSRGDPRPVLSASHLLLVTDPSEGGSEFRCHACHGAGSLVAAFLVRDSPGRAIWGSAECRMSSCRKSKREGKCGLILFSETLDTSSLLRFIIKTPGSPT